A segment of the Crassostrea angulata isolate pt1a10 chromosome 10, ASM2561291v2, whole genome shotgun sequence genome:
TGTTATACCTTTTTATGAAAACATGTGGCTTTAAAAAGATTGCCAATTATTTGAGTTTAGGCTAATTTTGGCTCTCCATACAAATACTCTGGGCTACGTTTTACAAAATTCGTTACATGTTAGTTGTCTAGAAAGATCTTTTGTTCCTTTCAAAGTTCACACGACCGACGTCACTCGGACACGCATTCCGGGGGATTAAGGGTCGAACCAAATGTTCAATCTCAAAGGGTCAGTTATAGTTGGTCAGACTGACACCCTTTTAACACAATGCAGTATGCTTTCTAGCTAAGAAGATTTACGTGCCTTTCAACAATAGGAACCAGCAGAGTGCATTCAACACTTCCCGACAAAGGTCGCCTGACctgaaactgaaaaaaatatgtgtgagaGAACTCGGAAGTTGTATATTTACAGTATGCCTTATATTATCATCAATCGGAATGCTATTTTGTTAATCAAACATCattgaaaattattgaaaagtaAATCAGCATTCTACATGAAACGAACCCGCAAAATTGGCGAAATAGTTTTGCGATCCTTACGATTTCTAAGGTCAGGGGCAAAATCAAAAGTTAAACAATTCCTGACAAAAATTaactttgatttgaaaaaataaataaataaataaataaaaatcgcCCCTATAATATACTTGTATAATGATAGTTAAATCAAAGGCTAACTGTAATATCATGTAGTCGTTACATGTCAATCCCATTCaagtgttttctttttatatttcaatagtgttaaataaaaattgagTCCATTGTACAATTACCGATGTTTTGCGACAAAATCTTCTAGGGTTCTTTCTCCCTAAAATGATATGGTTAGTTTTTAATGAACTTTAAATTGTTTTCTCAGatcacaggcacttgtttctgagaaaaaaatttaccctatagtataataatacagggtaaatttttttcttaaaaacaagTGCCTGTGGTCTTGATGATGGGAAAgtagaaataaaatgttataaatgatAATTCGAGACAAATTATTCTGTTCAGACCACAGATGCTTGGTTCTCCTTCAAAATGACAACATTATACAAAACTCTTGACTTTTGACAAGATCTATTTCGACGGAATTCGAGAAAATTATGTGTCTTGCAGTCGCCTTGAAATTTTCTGATTATCTATCGTCAGATAATTACGTGGCGGTCGTAATGTAAAATTGTGATCGTCGTTTATTTGCGCATGCGCTAGATATTAGCTGGATAATGAACACCTCCACGAAGCGAGACACCAGCTTGTTACTGCTGCAACTTTCTTATTAAGGAATCTTATAACGGCTCCGATTTTATATAACATTGGGTCTTCATGGTCCCCCCAACCCCTACCCCGAATTTTatgatttggggaaaaaaatttttgcttgtcaagatttctgaaaaaaaatttttgcttgtcaagatttctgaggattagtctcccccccccccctttcaatttgcttccgacgccactgtacATACATGTGGCATTACGAAAAAAGGGGGCGGGTCGGATAAGTTACACGCCCAATCTTCGAAAATGTAGttgtgtagtacatgtactcatAAATGAAGCTTCTTCAAGCTTCGGAAAGAATAGCAGGAGAGTTTGAAACGGGCTGCCCAGAGAATAGATgtacactggcgtcggaagcaaattgaaagtgggggggggggggctaatcctcagaaatattgaggaaaaagtaattccaaaaatcatggaaatcctaatccggggggggggggggggtatacctacacttccaaaataaaaaaaaagattacttAAATTTTTCccccccaaaatcatgaaattcctaatccgcgggggggggggggggggggctagtatgcttctgaatccaacttctcaatcttttaAGGTGAATTTCGGAACAATattctttcctgcgagaaaaagtggggggggggggggggggggctgaaccctctatcatgctatgtttctaatggtaagGTAtatctttgcaaaaaaagtggggggactaagcccccccctagcccccccccccccccggttccgacgcctatgatgtATATCATctaatgaatataaaaataagaCAAAAAACAACTTGATTAAATCACAATGTTCAATTCATGTAGTTTATATTAAGAAGTCTTTTTTTATCTAGTTCTGTTATATACAAGAaaggaatttgaaaaaaaaaatagtcgtTCTCAGTAAAAGGTCTTAACAAGCTTACATCTAGCGATCTCTTATACTAGTATTTCTTTATGCATGTAGGCTGtcttaattgaaaattaaaaatctctCTTTAAATTTGTCTCTTTAAATTAAATCCAACGTAATCGTAGTTTTCATTAAAACTTCGATATGCTTAGAAATGCAACCgcatataaatttaataaagtgCAGCGATTCTGTTATTTTAGAATCAGAATTTATGCATGCAACGTTGCACGTGCGTATCTATGGCACCAAGCAGTTTCTGTAAGGACCTTCACCCCTATGCACGCTAAAATCCAAAAGAAGGCCTCTAGGGCTTTCGGGCTTTCAAAGGTCGGCAGTATGtcgtttattaataaaaacaatattttttttatatctttttagtATCTGGatcaaaaagaaattatcaaaagaaataaatagcGTCTAGAACTTTATAAATAAAGTCTTCTATTATTACATTACGACTTGTGAATTAATATTCTGGAACTTCCAAATTGCACTTCTCTTTAAGCTTGAAATGTTTACTAGCGCTTTTAACAAGAACGCGTTCTTGAAGGGCTCTTTCCTGAAGTAGGCAAATAAGATCGCATgcctttgtacatgtatgctgttTCGCGTAATTACCATtactttcattattatatgaaaAAGAGGGTTTTTTTCCAATTATGACACAAAACATTGTTTTGTATGGCGTTTTCCTTTACTTGTGTTCTTACACTGAATAACCCTGTTTCACAGTTGAGAAGTTTAAAAACTTGCTTATTGTGTTTACTTCTAACAATATTCATATGAAAACAGTTcgtcttaaaaaataattgcttAACCTGTTCATGTTCAAGCGTGTCACCAATTCCACTCACATTCTAATGAAATGTTTGAAGACGCTTTGTGTACATTGGGAAATAATTGGGACAAAAATAAGgagattaaaatattaattctaatattgacctgacttaaaaaaaaaacagcgaATGTTTAATCGCAATCCTTCCACGGACTAATTAAGTAAACGCTTATATTACATGCAGAGAGCAAACTGATTAATTGGGTGGTAGACAAAAACGAAACCAGACGTAACACAGGGTATGAATCAATCGAGAATTTGTTTTTTGATGGACAAACGTATTGCCTCATCAGGAACAAGCAACCTTTGGACTCTACGAATGCTATGATGCAAGGTCTCCAAAACATCACGTgggtatataccggtataagGAACGAGTTCTGATTGGCGTATTGCACCACACCCCCAGCAGTTTCTTCGCACATCTTTTGTGAAAATAGCAAATTTTTACCTTATGCCGATATCAACTGTTCCTTTGTTGTAGATGTGCTAACGGACGAAAGTTCTACAAACAATGTGGATTTTTGGTATTTTCTCGTTGTTTTGTGTTTTACCCTGCAGCTCGTTTTTCTTGTCAGAACTACTATGGACTGATAGCAGTGAAACAGAAAAACGCGGCAATGAAACAACGGATGAACTGAAGACGCTGAAACAGCAAAATGCTACATTTAATGGGAGTATTGACCTTATCAAAAACGCAGACAACTTTACCGAAGAGAGTAATATCTCTACAGAACAATCAAGTACAAGTGCTGCACTCACTGTTACTCCCCTGGGAAGGAATACAACAGAAAATACAACAGAGAATACAAAAGAATATCATGATACAGCGGACGAGGAAGAAGAGCAAAAGGAAGAGGAACGAATGCACATCGAGTATATAAAAAGGCAGCTAATGGCTAAATTGCGTCTTTCCTCCGCGCCCGTGTCCAAGAGTGACGCGTCGGTCCTGCCCTTAGCGGAGTTGGGGAGGGGTTTCCTTCAGACCCAGCATGACCAAGGACAAAAGAAATACAAGCCGCATCACTTTTACGCCAAGGCGCTGCAAATCTACGTCATAGGAAACGACGGTAAACGCCATTTTCTATTTCccttttaataattttcatttaccaAATACGTTGAGTGTATTTTGCaagtgaaatattttatttaaaatcgtGATTTGATTTTACGTTTCAGTCAAGGATCGTAAGCAAACTTTATAATATTTGTCCTATATGTGTAACCCTTTGACCACACGAGGTTGCATTTAACCAGTTTTAACAAGATACGGTTCCGTGTTATAACTTTATGTTACACTTCACTGTATACTTCTGTCCGATTCCGTCAAATCACTTGTTTATGTGCAATGTTTAATCAGAATAATCTTCTATTTTCCGTTCTAATATCATGGTTATAATGAGGGTACTCATAATTGGCATCACTGTTGTTTTCCACTATATAGCAAAAGCGTTATAATTGACaatttgttttgatgttttatcGGTACTTTAAGCAAGCAGCTTATTCTTGACAAGAATCTAACAAGAAAAGTGTATAATAAGCAAACATTCAGCGTAGAAAGATAGAAAATTAATATCACACTTGAGACAACTTTCCAAAATACGTTTTCACTCATGCTACGCGTGCGTTAAAAAGCGTGCCCCGCTCGTAGTTAGACAATAAGATTTGTTattctttcatgttaaatactgattggttaagacgcagttcataatccgttctattaccctcagcgttagcaacgcacttagcaacgggttacattaaaaattgttacatgcgcgaaaatttatgcgcgtacggttcgttgtagaattcacgttattcctatataaaagcagtaaagttttctttaaaattaagacatccagtataataaaataaatagtgcctgtttgggagggtaactgttgaaattgacacccctcgaaaaccattttCAActtccgcttcgcgtcggttgacaatggttttcccggggtgtcaatttcaactgttaccctcccaaacaggcactatttatataatattgcgATAGACCATAAAAAAAACCCGTTCAATTTctcttaaaatattgttaacatatgtagaaaaaatattcatgaaCCAATAGTTTTAAAGAATTTTGCTATTCTTCCTCAGAAACGGAGAACTGCAGTTACCGGAAGTCGGCCGGTTGCTACTATTTTGACGTCAATGGAAAGGTGCCAGCCAGTGATGTCCAAAAAGCCGAACTGTGGATCTATAAACTCTTCTACCACCGAGATCCAGTGGTCCAGACTTTTGTTGTATCGGAACTCGGAAGAACCAATAGAGCGGAACGGAAGGTTCGTCCACGCAACATCATAAATAGGTTCGAGACCAAAATTAAGCACGGTTGGCTGAAAATTGACGTCACAGAGACAGTTGTACGGTGGCTACAAAAACCCGCTAGGAACGATGGGATATCTATACTGTGTAAAGGATGTCAAAGGAAGAATCACAAGACAATATTTAGTTCTAAATATGATTCCATGCCATTCCTGGCAATAACAACTAGAAAAAGTCACAGGAGTCGGCGCTCAAAGCGGTCTGCGCCTGTGGCATGTTCACTGGGATATGAGGGGTGTTGTTTGGCGCCTCTAGAGATCAACTTTGACGAAATCGGTTGGACTGGAATTATAGCTCCAAAAAAGTTGAACTATGCTTATTGCAAAGGCTCATGTAATGGTAGGTGTTAGCTCTGTTGAATTTCTTTACTGACACTTTTAAAGTCTCGGCTAAttgtaaaatacatatgtagcagaattttctgatttttgtaaattcataggtattttacaaattaatattctaattacacgaaa
Coding sequences within it:
- the LOC128166294 gene encoding growth/differentiation factor 8-like, with translation MWIFGIFSLFCVLPCSSFFLSELLWTDSSETEKRGNETTDELKTLKQQNATFNGSIDLIKNADNFTEESNISTEQSSTSAALTVTPLGRNTTENTTENTKEYHDTADEEEEQKEEERMHIEYIKRQLMAKLRLSSAPVSKSDASVLPLAELGRGFLQTQHDQGQKKYKPHHFYAKALQIYVIGNDETENCSYRKSAGCYYFDVNGKVPASDVQKAELWIYKLFYHRDPVVQTFVVSELGRTNRAERKVRPRNIINRFETKIKHGWLKIDVTETVVRWLQKPARNDGISILCKGCQRKNHKTIFSSKYDSMPFLAITTRKSHRSRRSKRSAPVACSLGYEGCCLAPLEINFDEIGWTGIIAPKKLNYAYCKGSCNDEIDAHSNHSKMVQEYRYSNVATDKERREMTPCCAPISFSAQSMLIRIDSTVIHQNIPNLIPTACGCL